One Setaria italica strain Yugu1 chromosome II, Setaria_italica_v2.0, whole genome shotgun sequence DNA segment encodes these proteins:
- the LOC101761185 gene encoding something about silencing protein 10-like, whose product MSTDDIPSSSDVDAIILRFLRHFRDPRDVSRVGQEFFRGKPHKTLPLATRRKRKSKRIDELAAMSDSDDDEIEAFHKQQDMIPLDDDDARESEDDDMEQPVFDLKVICAPYRSCSSGIRNASNHETKMKENLAVLSSNDKMGVLYSSAPELVSLLSELKEAHEEFRAIGQLNNQVNYCYSLLDPFSCFNPNCRWLMPSMALIAICRSLGIHGRVDEHMGLQSLEMLKVRANLEERLKKKGLYNLTRSKPEKLSKTRTTSNQDLQTLDDFDDEVQRNNQMMKPSKLVAAAAKSNKNKFVSGDDDLPKRDNVGERRRKHELRVLSRVGANSVEYDHELPEDGDGSEDEFYRDVKRQRTEKLSLKNEKYLPARSIQPVEEETEGDGKRKISYQIEKNRGLTRSRNKKKKNPRKNYRDKPWKKLVKRKGQVRDIRKPSRPYGGEMSGINPNVSRSVRFKS is encoded by the exons ATGTCCACCGACGACATCCCGTCGTCCTCCGACGTCGACGCCATCATCCTCCGATTCTTACGCCACTTCAGGGACCCGCGCGACGTCAGCCGTGTCGGCCAG GAATTTTTCCGAGGAAAACCCCACAAAACCCTTCCCCTGGCCACACGCCGCAAGCGAAAGTCCAAGCGGATCGACGAGCTGGCGGCGATGTCcgactccgacgacgacgagattGAAGCAT TCCACAAGCAGCAGGACATGATCCCccttgacgacgacgatg CGAGGGAGTCGGAGGATGACGATATGGAGCAGCCCGTGTTCGACCTGAAGGTAATTTGTGCCCCTTATCGATCTTGTTCTTCAGGAATTCGCAAT GCATCCAACCATGAAACCAAAATGAAAGAAAACCTTGCTGTCCTATCAAGCAATGACAAAATGGGTGTGCTATACAG TTCTGCTCCTGAACTCGTTAGCTTGTTGTCTGAGTTGAAGGAGGCCCATGAAGAATTTAGGGCTATAGGACAGCTCAACAATCAGGTAAATTATTGCTACTCACTACTGGAtccattttctt GTTTCAATCCAAACTGCCGCTGGCTCATGCCTTCCATGGCTCTCATCGCCATCTGCAGATCTTTAGG GATCCATGGAAGAGTG GATGAGCACATGGGCTTGCAAAGCCTggaaatgttgaaagtaagagCCAACCTTGAGGAAAGATTAAAGAAAAAGGGGCTCTATAATTTGACAAGATCGAAGCCAGAGAAGTTGTCAAAAACCAGGACAACTAGTAATCA AGACTTGCAGACATTGGATGACTTTGATGATGAAGTGCAGAGGAATAATCAAATGATGAAACCTAGCAAGCTTGTGGCAGCTGCTGCTAAATCTAATAAAAACAAG TTTGTTTCTGGTGATGATGATCTTCCAAAGCGAGATAATGTTGGTGAAAGGCGGAGGAAACACGAGCTTCGTGTCCTATCAAGAGTAGGAGCTAACTCAGTTGAATATGATCATGAGTTGCCAGAAGATGGTGACGGTTCTGAAGACGAGTTCTATCGGGATGTGAAAAGACAGAGGACTGAAAAACTGTCATTGAAGAATGAGAAGTACTTACC AGCTCGTAGCATTCAACCCGTGGAGGAAGAAACTGAAGgagatggcaagaggaagatTTCATATCAG ATCGAGAAGAACAGGGGCTTGACACGTTccagaaataaaaagaaaaagaatccgCGAAAGAACTACAGG GATAAGCCTTGGAAAAAGCTTGTCAAGCGGAAAGGCCAAGTGCGTGACATCAGGAAGCCATCCCGTCCCTATGGAGGTGAAATGTCCGGCATCAACCCTAACGTTAGCCGCAGCGTTCGGTTCAAGAGTTAA
- the LOC101761553 gene encoding uncharacterized protein LOC101761553 — protein MMASSSRRLLAVVLAVLAVVFLACAGVAGAARPAPAAMGGGEEAAAAAYLVVDPAAAVVEKARETVEMLMARLPAGPSPRGPGH, from the coding sequence ATGATGGCTTCGTCGTCGAGGCGGCTGCTCGCGGTCGTCCTCGCCGTGCTCGCGGTCGTTTTCCTCGCGTGCGCGGGCGTCGCCGgagcggcgaggccggcgccggcagcgatgggcggaggggaggaggccgcggcggcggcgtacctGGTGGtggacccggcggcggcggtggtggagaagGCGAGGGAGACGGTGGAGATGCTCATGGCGAGGCTGCCGGCGGGGCCCAGCCCCAGGGGGCCCGGCCACTAG